A genomic segment from Spinacia oleracea cultivar Varoflay chromosome 3, BTI_SOV_V1, whole genome shotgun sequence encodes:
- the LOC130470168 gene encoding uncharacterized protein: MDLSQKDGKKSKKSQEKAATPLPATTSKFQPSLLNPAHPLQTQSIVSPATKNTSVPAQKEFTVEDDDELEIESPAREQPKTPLEQTLHERLSPLSEVFTGEQLKTLSAVMAALSELPASQQPGSVGSLRKTRSAIPHLPVRDLLTALNQENTPEKRKRSDPAETEWPETEQVPTAEYERRAPVLQIARRQTIQPKDSPLCREILEERMERIKIPTGRYDGTTDPEDHCTTFEQHMMLYTDSDAMWCKVFPSTLLGVAASWYKGIEAHSIYSFRQLQASFLSRFVSNQKRKKSSGELMSFAQRDREPLRDYLTRFNNESITIPNLQQEVAVLALMRGMQECEFKKYLSRKSYTNLGDVLHKANEYIRGDEMMKISNMVVTTGGNVGYNPGYNPQAGKGGNNFHQNNNQQGASQRNQNNRNANPQGQRPRQDRRESRGLFDNYTPLNTPRTAIYNKNNKMDGWRRPPPMQSRERNVKKFCDFHNEHGHLTEDRRDLKDNIEDMVRKWYFSQYRARQGNGNNNSVGGNPANSYRPQQKNQQQYPRIEQPYQPPRIEQKQPETSARAEQRDGGKKPPVNVISGGPVHGGTISGASRSLEEHRHMVNYHNTIVWPNPPSVPVMTFSESDCRGIIFPHDDPLVLTIDIANADVNRVLVDGGSSANIIFWEAFKQLHIPENELQRVNYPVIGFSGSTV; the protein is encoded by the coding sequence ATGGATCTCTCACAGAAAGACggtaaaaaatcaaagaaaagtcaGGAAAAAGCAGCAACTCCACTACCGGCGACAACCTCAAAATTCCAACCCTCACTTCTAAACCCAGCCCATCCATTACAAACACAATCAATTGTAAGCCCAGCAACAAAAAACACCTCGGTACCGGCACAAAAGGAATTCACAGTGGAGGACGATGATGAGTTAGAAATAGAAAGCCCTGCCAGAGAGCAACCGAAAACTCCGCTGGAGCAGACGCTGCACGAGCGCCTGTCTCCCCTGTCGGAAGTATTCACGGGAGAACAATTGAAAACACTGTCAGCGGTGATGGCCGCTTTGTCAGAGTTACCAGCCTCGCAGCAGCCAGGCTCAGTCGGCAGTCTAAGAAAGACCAGGTCGGCGATTCCCCACTTACCCGTTAGGGATCTCCTAACCGCCCTGAATCAAGAAAACACCCCAGAAAAAAGAAAGCGCTCGGATCCGGCGGAAACAGAATGGCCTGAAACAGAGCAAGTCCCAACCGCGGAATATGAGCGAAGAGCGCCGGTTCTACAGATAGCTAGACGGCAGACAATCCAGCCAAAGGATTCTCCTCTGTGCCGAGAAATCCTAGAAGAAAGGATGGAAAGGATAAAAATCCCGACAGGGAGATACGATGGGACGACGGATCCGGAGGATCACTGCACCACATTCGAACAGCACATGATGCTGTACACAGATTCTGACGCCATGTGGTGCAAAGTATTCCCATCCACACTCTTAGGAGTTGCAGCAAGCTGGTATAAGGGCATAGAGGCACACTCCATTTACAGTTTTCGACAACTGCAGGCGTCGTTTTTGTCACGATTTGTGAGCAACCAGAAGAGAAAGAAATCGTCGGGAGAGTTGATGTCGTTCGCTCAAAGAGATAGAGAGCCGTTAAGAGATTATCTCACCCGCTTTAACAACGAATCAATCACTATTCCCAATTTGCAGCAGGAGGTTGCTGTTCTGGCTCTGATGAGGGGAATGCAAGAGTGCGAATTCAAGAAGTACCTTAGCCGGAAATCATACACTAATCTGGGCGACGTCCTGCACAAGGCCAATGAGTACATCAGGGGGGATGAAATGATGAAGATCTCTAATATGGTAGTGACAACCGGCGGAAATGTCGGGTACAATCCAGGCTATAACCCCCAGGCGGGAAAAGGAGGAAACAATTTTCACCAGAACAATAATCAGCAAGGGGCAAGCcagagaaaccagaataacagaAATGCCAATCCACAGGGGCAGAGACCCCGACAAGACAGAAGGGAGTCCAGAGGACTCTTTGATAACTACACTCCGCTGAACACACCGCGGACGGCAATttacaacaaaaacaacaagaTGGACGGTTGGAGAAGGCCGCCACCAATGCAGAGTAGGGAAAGAAATGTCAAGAAATTCTGTGACTTCCATAATGAGCACGGCCACCTCACAGAGGACCGCAGAGACctcaaagacaacattgaggatatGGTCAGAAAGTGGTATTTTTCGCAGTATAGGGCGAGACAGGGAAATGGTAACAACAACTCGGTGGGGGGAAACCCTGCCAATTCATACCGGCCACAACagaaaaatcaacaacaataccCTAGAATAGAACAGCCATATCAGCCACCTAGAATCGAGCAAAAACAGCCGGAAACCAGTGCCAGAGCAGAACAGAGGGATGGCGGGAAAAAACCACCGGTGAATGTAATTTCTGGCGGTCCAGTCCACGGAGGGACGATAAGCGGCGCCAGCAGAAGTTTGGAGGAACACAGGCACATGGTAAACTATCATAACACAATAGTGTGGCCGAACCCACCCAGCGTACCAGTGATGACGTTCTCGGAATCGGATTGCAGAGGCATCATTTTCCCGCATGATGACCCGCTAGTTCTCACAATCGATATAGCAAATGCCGACGTGAACAGAGTACTGGTAGACGGGGGCAGCTCAGCAAACATCATCTTCTGGGAAGCTTTCAAACAATTGCACATACCAGAGAACGAGCTTCAAAGGGTGAACTACCCAGTAATCGGTTTCTCAGGATCTACAGTGTAA